A part of Acidimicrobiales bacterium genomic DNA contains:
- a CDS encoding bifunctional folylpolyglutamate synthase/dihydrofolate synthase, with amino-acid sequence MDLAGALAYLDDHVNLEAATGRVAPPSLDRMRRLVDLLGDPQLAVPVIHLTGTNGKGSTGRILSRLLEAHGLSVGLYSSPHLERVNERIARNGEPIADDDLVAAIGAVALVEPLAGVRPTYFEILTAAGFWWFAEAPVDVAVLEVGLLGRWDATNVADGRVAVVTNVELDHTEYAGPTRADIAREKAGIVKPGATLVQGETDPELAALLRSEARAAGASAVWERGPDFDCVDSRVAVGGRMLDLRTPAASYTEQFLPLHGAHQGDNAAAALAAAEAFFGRALDPDLIAGGFAEVTVPGRFEVVHRHPLVVLDGAHNPAGAEVAAGVLEEDFGADDNRVLVVGMLAGRDPEAMLSALDAASARMVVACTPRSPRALPAAAVGAAARALGAERVIVHDDVGRAVAAALDEAAEDDVVLVTGSLYVVGEARRLFPGRR; translated from the coding sequence ATGGATCTCGCCGGCGCGCTGGCGTACCTCGACGACCACGTCAACCTCGAGGCCGCCACCGGCCGTGTCGCCCCGCCCTCGCTCGACCGGATGCGCCGCCTGGTCGATCTGCTGGGCGACCCCCAGCTCGCGGTGCCGGTCATCCACCTCACCGGCACGAACGGCAAGGGCTCCACCGGCCGGATCCTGTCCCGGCTCCTCGAGGCGCACGGGCTCTCCGTCGGCCTCTACAGCAGCCCGCACCTCGAGCGGGTCAACGAGCGGATCGCCCGCAACGGCGAGCCCATCGCCGACGACGACCTGGTCGCAGCGATCGGTGCCGTGGCCCTGGTGGAGCCCCTGGCCGGTGTGCGTCCCACGTACTTCGAGATCCTGACGGCCGCCGGCTTCTGGTGGTTCGCCGAGGCGCCCGTCGACGTGGCGGTGCTGGAGGTGGGGCTGCTGGGGCGGTGGGACGCCACCAACGTGGCCGACGGCCGGGTGGCGGTCGTGACCAACGTGGAGCTCGACCACACCGAGTACGCCGGGCCGACCCGCGCCGACATCGCCAGGGAGAAGGCGGGCATCGTGAAGCCCGGCGCCACCCTCGTGCAGGGCGAGACCGACCCCGAGCTGGCCGCCCTCCTCCGGTCCGAGGCCCGCGCCGCGGGGGCCTCGGCGGTGTGGGAGCGGGGCCCCGACTTCGACTGCGTCGACAGCCGGGTGGCGGTCGGCGGCCGGATGCTCGATCTGCGCACCCCGGCCGCGAGCTACACCGAGCAGTTCCTGCCGCTGCACGGTGCCCACCAGGGCGACAACGCCGCCGCGGCCCTGGCCGCGGCCGAGGCGTTCTTCGGGCGGGCCCTCGACCCCGACCTGATCGCCGGTGGCTTCGCCGAGGTCACGGTGCCCGGCCGGTTCGAGGTGGTGCACCGGCACCCCCTGGTCGTGCTCGACGGCGCCCACAACCCAGCTGGCGCCGAGGTGGCGGCCGGCGTCCTCGAGGAGGACTTCGGCGCCGACGACAACCGGGTGCTCGTGGTCGGGATGCTCGCCGGCCGGGATCCGGAGGCCATGCTGAGCGCGCTCGACGCTGCCTCGGCCCGCATGGTGGTGGCGTGCACGCCGCGCTCGCCGCGGGCCCTGCCCGCCGCCGCGGTCGGGGCCGCGGCACGCGCCCTCGGTGCCGAGCGGGTGATCGTGCACGACGACGTGGGCCGGGCGGTGGCCGCTGCGCTCGACGAGGCCGCCGAGGACGACGTCGTCCTCGTCACCGGCTCGCTCTACGTGGTGGGCGAGGCCCGCCGGCTGTTCCCGGGCCGGCGCTGA
- the ndk gene encoding nucleoside-diphosphate kinase, which translates to MDRTLVICKPDAVQRGLVGEIVGRLERKGLRLAALELRTIDRDTAARHYDEHKEKPFFGELVEFITGGPSVLAVVEGPEDTWKVVRTMIGATNPRDAAPGTIRGDLGILFTENLIHGSDGPGSAEREIGIFFPAR; encoded by the coding sequence ATGGATCGCACCCTCGTCATCTGCAAGCCCGACGCCGTCCAGCGCGGCCTGGTGGGCGAGATCGTGGGGCGCCTGGAGCGCAAGGGTCTGCGCCTGGCCGCCCTGGAGCTCCGCACGATCGACCGCGACACCGCTGCCCGCCACTACGACGAGCACAAGGAGAAGCCGTTCTTCGGCGAGCTCGTCGAGTTCATCACCGGCGGCCCCTCGGTGCTGGCGGTGGTGGAGGGTCCCGAGGACACCTGGAAGGTGGTCCGCACCATGATCGGCGCCACCAACCCCCGGGACGCAGCGCCCGGCACGATCCGCGGCGACCTCGGCATCCTGTTCACCGAGAACCTGATCCACGGGTCCGACGGCCCCGGATCCGCCGAGCGCGAGATCGGGATCTTCTTCCCTGCGCGGTAG
- a CDS encoding rod shape-determining protein, producing the protein MPDRLFSGIVGRDMAVDLGTANTLVYVRGRGIVLNEPSVVAVNVRDGRPLAVGAEAKRMIGRTPGHIQAIRPLKDGVIADFEICEKMLRYFIQKVHNRRFGKPRMVICVPSGITGVEQRAVQEAAEYAGARKPAYIIEEPMAAAIGAGLPVQEPTGNMIVDIGGGTTEVAVISLGGIVASQSVRIGGDELDEAIIQFIKKEYSLALGERTSEEVKIALGSAWALEQELHAEIRGRDLVTGLPKTIVTTTEEIRDAIDEPVTAIVDAVKATLDRTPPELAADIMEQGIVIAGGGALLNGLDRRLAAETGMPIRIADNPLQCVAIGSGQSLEEFEALRGVLFSSARD; encoded by the coding sequence ATGCCTGACCGTCTCTTCTCCGGGATCGTCGGCCGCGACATGGCGGTCGATCTCGGCACTGCCAACACGCTCGTCTACGTCCGCGGCCGGGGCATCGTGCTCAACGAGCCGTCGGTGGTGGCCGTCAACGTCCGCGACGGCCGTCCCCTCGCCGTGGGGGCCGAGGCCAAGCGGATGATCGGCCGCACGCCGGGTCACATCCAGGCCATCCGGCCCTTGAAGGACGGGGTGATCGCAGACTTCGAGATCTGCGAGAAGATGCTCCGCTACTTCATCCAGAAGGTCCACAACCGCCGCTTCGGCAAGCCTCGCATGGTGATCTGCGTGCCGTCGGGCATCACCGGCGTCGAGCAGCGGGCCGTGCAGGAGGCCGCCGAGTACGCGGGCGCGCGCAAGCCCGCCTACATCATCGAGGAGCCGATGGCCGCGGCCATCGGTGCCGGTCTCCCCGTGCAGGAGCCGACCGGCAACATGATCGTCGACATCGGCGGCGGCACCACCGAGGTGGCCGTGATCTCGCTCGGTGGCATCGTCGCCAGCCAGTCGGTGCGCATCGGCGGCGACGAGCTCGACGAGGCGATCATCCAGTTCATCAAGAAGGAGTACAGCCTCGCCCTCGGCGAGCGCACCTCCGAGGAGGTGAAGATCGCCCTCGGGTCGGCCTGGGCGCTCGAGCAGGAGCTGCACGCCGAGATCCGAGGACGCGACCTGGTGACCGGTCTGCCCAAGACCATCGTCACCACCACCGAGGAGATCCGCGACGCCATCGACGAGCCCGTCACCGCCATCGTCGACGCCGTCAAGGCCACCCTCGACCGCACGCCCCCCGAGCTGGCCGCCGACATCATGGAGCAGGGCATCGTGATCGCCGGCGGTGGCGCCCTGCTCAACGGCCTCGATCGCCGGCTGGCGGCGGAGACCGGCATGCCCATCCGCATCGCCGACAACCCGCTGCAGTGCGTCGCCATCGGGTCGGGTCAGTCCCTCGAGGAGTTCGAGGCGCTGCGAGGGGTGCTCTTCTCTTCCGCCCGCGACTGA